The following coding sequences are from one Eleginops maclovinus isolate JMC-PN-2008 ecotype Puerto Natales chromosome 13, JC_Emac_rtc_rv5, whole genome shotgun sequence window:
- the tomm7 gene encoding mitochondrial import receptor subunit TOM7 homolog produces MAKLSKESKQRLQQLFQCGQFVIRWGFIPTVLYLGFKRGADPGMPEPTVLSLLWG; encoded by the exons ATGGCTAAACTGAGCAAAGAGTCCAAACAgcggctgcagcagctgttCCAGTGCGGCCAGTTCGTCATCCGATGGGGTTTCATCCCGACTGTGTTGTACCTCG GTTTTAAACGAGGAGCAGATCCAGGAATGCCTGAACCCACAGTCTTAAG TTTGCTATGGGGCTGA
- the hycc1 gene encoding hyccin isoform X1 yields the protein MLAMDQGVVEEWLSEFKTLPDNAVSNYAASLKDKGALVPALYKVIRENYSDLLEPVCHQLFEFYRSGEPQLQRFTLQFLPELLWSLLSVSAARDPHTSGCIEALLLGIYNLEIVDKDGQSKILSFTVPSLSKPSVYHEPSAIGSIALTEGALANHGLSRVVYSGPHLQRENFTAQNRFEVLTFLLLCYNAALSYMTATSLQSLCQLSSRVCICGYPRQQIRRYKGISTRLTVTSEFLVQLITGIHYALCNGEVELGSKALDDVLYRAQLELLPEALLVGNAIKSSLHCAALKSNNKEGARSIQVEITPTSSRISRNAVTSLSIRGHRWKRHDAVDLGSPDELMDISEVDEGVWPGGMGPDMIPPTITISNSVTTLNLGAKAMKKCRLGGRNSKDKEAGALTTGRANSENAELSFKRLTLTSSQSVPKAGALTSLTRTASAVFSRSFEQVASGNAPPSSNHTASEVGRYSCSLQEDGLGYLSPAPNHTQRSPSISVHLGSDL from the exons ATGTTGGCGATGGACCAAGGAGTGGTGGAGGAATGGCTGTCAGAATTTAAG ACCCTCCCTGACAATGCTGTGTCCAATTATGCTGCCTCACTAAAAGACAAAGGTGCCCTGGTCCCCGCACTCTACAAGGTCATCCGAGAGAACTACAGCGAT TTGCTGGAGCCAGTGTGTCACCAGTTGTTTGAGTTCTACCGAAGCGGTGAGCCGCAGCTGCAACGCTTCACGCTACAGTTTCTGCCAGAGCTCCTGTGGAGCCTCCTGTCCGTCAGCGCAGCAAGAGACCCCCACACGTCCGGCTGCATCGAGGCCCTGCTGCTGGGCATTTACAACCTG GAAATAGTTGATAAGGATGGACAAAGTAAAATATTATCTTTTACCGTCCCTTCCCTCTCCAAACCCTCAGTGTACCATGAG CCTTCAGCCATTGGCTCCATTGCCCTCACAGAAGGGGCTTTAGCCAACCACGGGCTGAGCAGGGTGGTATACAGCGGGCCACACCTCCAGAGAGAGAACTTTACCGCACAGAACAG ATTTGAGGTGCTGACCTTCCTGCTGCTGTGCTACAATGCTGCCCTCAGCTACATGACCGCCACCTCCCTCCAATCCCTCTGCCAGCTCAGctccag GGTTTGTATATGTGGTTACCCACGGCAACAGATTCGGCGCTACAAAGGCATTAGCACACGGCTGACCGTCACGTCAGAGTTCCTGGTTCAGCTCATCACAGGGATACACTACGCCTT GTGTAACGGGGAGGTTGAACTCGGATCCAAAGCACTGGATGACGTTCTGTATCGGGCCCAGCTAGAGTTGTTGCCTGAAGCTCTGTTG GTGGGCAATGCCATCAAGTCGTCACTGCACTGCGCTGCacttaaaagcaacaacaagGAGGGGGCACGCAGTATCCAGGTGGAGATCACACCCACCTCCTCCAGGATCTCCCGAAATGCTGTCACCTCCCTGTCTATCAGGGGACACCGCTGGAAGAGACACG ACGCAGTGGATCTGGGTTCCCCGGATGAGCTGATGGATATTTCCGAGGTGGATGAAGGGGTGTGGCCAGGCGGGATGGGGCCGGACATGATCCCACCAACCATCACTATTAGCAACAGTGTTACCACGTTGAATCTGGGGGCCAAGGCCATGAAGAAGTGTCGGCTGGGCGGGCGCAACAGCAAGGACAAGGAGGCGGGCGCTCTGACAACGGGCCGGGCCAACAGCGAGAACGCAGAGCTGTCCTTCAAGCGACTGACGCTCACTTCCAGCCAATCGGTGCCCAAGGCGGGAGCTCTCACCAGCCTGACGCGCACCGCCAGTGCAGTCTTCTCCCGCTCCTTTGAACAGGTGGCCAGCGGAAACGCTCCTCCTTCCAGCAACCACACCGCCTCTGAAGTTGGACGCTATTCATGCAGCCTGCAGGAGGATGGGCTGGGGTACTTGAGTCCGGCGCCAAACCACACGCAGCGCTCTCCTAGCATCAGCGTGCACCTCGGCTCTGACCTTTGA
- the si:ch73-345f18.3 gene encoding uncharacterized protein si:ch73-345f18.3 has protein sequence MRRICVPELDQRFSDMAETFNEQHERYEAMVRNIRNLRQSYGCNNNDTLALAECVGMIRDEHKAKYRVSLKIKGYEISLNVVCVDESDEEPLPQHLQFAQNEVKGISEGAKATMSKGTTLQELIGWLLRSKDQMVEQVKGVAATYQEQGRLSENLEENLKEVRRAKEFSLGYRQQAGEVFTEAAQIAGAYL, from the exons ATGAGGCGAATATGTGTGCCAGAGTTGGACCAGAGGTTTTCTGACATGGCAGAGACTTTCAATGAACAGCACGAGCGATATGAGGCCATGGTCCGAAATATCAGAAACCTGCGCCAGAGCTACGGCTGTAACAACAATGATACCCTGGCTTTAGCCGAATGTGTTGGGATGATCAGAGACGAGCATA AGGCCAAATACAGGGTCTCCCTTAAGATAAAGGGTTATGAAATCTCCCTTAATGTGGTTTGTGTGGATGAAAGTGATGAGGAACCACTGCCTCAACATCTGCAATTTGCTCAGAATGAAGTGAAGGGCATTTCTGAGGGTGCCAAAGCCACCATGTCAAAGGGAACCACACTTCAAGAGTTGATTGGCTGGCTGCTCCGTAGCAAGGATCAAATGGTCGAACAAGTGAAGGGGGTTGCAGCAACTTACCAGGAGCAAGGCAGACTGAGTGAGAACCTGGAGGAGAACCTGAAAGAAGTGAGGAGGGCTAAAGAGTTTTCCCTTGGATACAGACAACAGGCCGGGGAAGTCTTCACTGAGGCTGCACAGATAGCAGGGGCTTATCTTtag
- the LOC134875426 gene encoding interleukin-6-like: MSPKLNTYWLSAVMLCALLLCALGAPVGDSPTDSPEAGDTSGEEEVEPNDLLNNSEVWDLILGATKRHENEFENEFHNQVKYEFLDEYKISSLPERCPYTNFTKEDCLKRLVQGVQIYTVLLRHVEKEYPNSLICAEVKSNSGRLINVIKHKMKNPEQVTALTSSQEVQLLKDLDNPNTFHRKMTAHNILRQLHYFLLKGKRAIAKRERSRGSTAKEGLGIFQIL, encoded by the exons ATGTCTCCTAAACTCA ACACGTATTGGCTCTCTGCTGTGATGCTGTGCGCTCTGCTGCTGTGCGCCCTCGGAGCTCCGGTTGGAGACTCACCCACCGACAGCCCGGAAGCCGGTGACACCTCAGGTGAAGAGGAAGTGGAGCCCAACGACCTACTTAACAACTCCGAGGTCTGGGATCTGATCCTTGGAGCAACCAAACGTCACGAAAACGAG tttgaaaatgaattcCACAATCAGGTGAAATATGAATTTCTGGATGAGTACAAAATCTCCTCACTTCCAGAGCGCTGCCCTTACACCAACTTCACCAAG GAGGATTGTCTTAAAAGGTTGGTCCAAGGTGTGCAGATCTACACAGTTCTTCTCAGGCACGTGGAGAAGGAGTACCCCAACAGCTTGATCTGCGCTGAGGTCAAATCCAACAGCGGCCGACTGATTAACGTGATCAAACACAAA ATGAAGAACCCTGAGCAGGTGACGGCGCTGACCAGCAGCCAGGAAGTGCAGCTGCTGAAGGACCTCGACAACCCCAACACCTTCCACAGAAAGATGACTGCACACAACATTCTGCGCCAGCTCCACTACTTCCTCCTGAAGGGCAAGCGAGCGATTgctaagagagagagaagcagaggaagTACGGCCAAAGAGGGTTTGGGCATCTTTCAGATCCTATAA
- the klhl7 gene encoding kelch-like protein 7 yields MTGVASPEKVPGAKKKSERKCAIKEEYRQLSSIMGVMNNLRKQGTLCDVTLVVQGKHFHAHRVVLAAASHFFSLMFTTRMMESTSHEVELRSAEPEIIELLIEFIYTARISVNSSNVQSLLDAANQYQIEPVKKMCVEFLKGQIDATNCLGISSLADCMDCPDLKAAADDFFELHFTEVYKLDEFLQLDVKQLTHLLHQDTLTVRAEAQIYDAAVRWLKYDVCNRQQYMVEVLGCVRFPLVSKTFLSKTVQGEPLIQDNPQCLKMVINGMRYHLLSLEDLGESSRPRRKKHDYRIALFGGSQPQSCRYFNPKDSSWTDIRCPFEKRRDATAVFWDNVVYILGGSQLFPIKRMDCYNVLKDSWYSKLGPPTPRDSLAACASQGKIYTSGGSEVGSSALDLFECYDTRTECWQVKTSMLLARCSHGSVEANGLIYVCGGTVGNNISGRIFNNCEVYDPSTQKWRELCGMREVRKNHGLVAVNDRIYAVGGQGALGGLDSVEYYDIASNEWRAASPMPWRGITVKCAAVGDIIYVLAGFQGVGRLGHVLEYHIETDRWVSCSKVRAFPVTSCLICVVDTCGVNEDEDMDLIDSQSHPAAAASTSPSASTSLSS; encoded by the exons ATGACCGGGGTGGCCTCTCCAGAGAAGGTGCCAGGCGCCAAGAAGAAGAGCGAGAGGAAGTGTGCCATCAAGGAGGAGTACAGACAACTGTCCAGCATCATGGGAGTCATGAACAACCTAAGGAAACAG GGTACTCTCTGTGATGTGACCCTGGTGGTTCAGGGGAAACACTTCCATGCCCACAGGGTAGTGTTGGCAGCTGCCAGCCACTTCTTCAGTCTCATGTTTACCA CCAGAATGATGGAGTCAACCTCCCACGAGGTGGAGCTCAGGAGTGCTGAGCCAGAGATCATTGAGCTTTTGATAGAATTTATCTACACAGCTCG gATCTCGGTGAACAGCAGTAACGTCCAGTCATTGCTGGATGCAGCCAACCAGTACCAGATTGAGCCTGTGAAGAAGATGTGTGTGGAGTTCCTCAAAGGGCAAATTGATGCAACAAACTGCCTCG GTATTTCCTCCTTGGCAGACTGTATGGACTGTCCTGACCTGAAAGCTGCCGCAGACGACTTCTTTGAGCTCCACTTCACTGAAGTCTACAAACTGGATGAGTTTCTGCAATTGGACGTTAAACAGCTCACACACCTACTGCACCAGGACACGCTCACTGTCCGTGCTGAGGCCCAG ATTTATGATGCAGCAGTACGATGGCTGAAGTACGATGTGTGTAACAGACAGCAGTACATGGTGGAAGTGTTGGGTTGCGTCCGCTTTCCTCTGGTCTCTAAAACCTTCCTCTCAAAGACGGTGCAGGGTGAGCCCCTCATCCAGGACAACCCACAGTGTCTCAAGATGGTCATCA ATGGGATGCGCTACCACCTGCTGTCCCTGGAGGACCTGGGAGAGAGCAGCCGACCGAGACGCAAGAAGCACGACTACCGCATCGCTCTGTTTGGAGGCTCGCAGCCTCAGTCCTGCCGCTACTTCAACCCCAAG GATTCCTCATGGACAGACATCCGCTGCCCCTTCGAGAAGCGGCGCGACGCCACAGCTGTGTTCTGGGACAATGTGGTCTACATCCTGGGGGGCTCACAGCTTTTTCCCATCAAGCGCATGGACTGCTACAACGTCCTGAAGGACAGCTGGTACTCCAAGCTAGGGCCGCCCACGCCTCGTGACAGCCTTGCTGCCTGCGCCTCACAGGGCAAAATCTACACATCTGGGGGGTCGGAAGTGG gcAGCTCTGCCCTGGACCTTTTCGAATGTTACGACACTAGAACCGAGTGCTGGCAGGTGAAAACCAGCATGCTGTTGGCACGATGCAGCCACGGCTCAGTGGAGGCCAACGGGCTCATATACGTGTGTGGTGGGACAGTCGGTAACAACATATCTGGCAGGATCTTCAATAACTGCGAGGTTTACGACCCCAGCACTCAAAA ATGGAGGGAGTTGTGTGGGATGAGAGAGGTCAGGAAGAACCACGGGCTTGTGGCGGTCAACGACAGGATCTATGCTGTCGGAGGGCAGGGGGCACTGG gtgGACTGGACTCAGTGGAGTACTACGACATAGCCAGTAATGAGTGGCGTGCCGCCTCGCCGATGCCGTGGCGAGGTATAACAGTGAAGTGTGCAGCGGTCGGTGACATCATCTATGTGCTGGCAGGGTTTCAAGGTGTAGGGCGGCTCGGACACGTCCTGGAGTACCACATTGAAACTGACAG GTGGGTGTCTTGCAGCAAGGTGCGAGCATTTCCCGTCACCAGCTGCCTGATCTGTGTGGTCGACACCTGTGGAGTCAACGAAGACGAAGACATGGACCTCATAGACTCTCAGTCAcaccctgcagctgctgcctctACCTCTCCGTCTGCCTCAACTTCATTGTCCTCATAG
- the hycc1 gene encoding hyccin isoform X2: MLAMDQGVVEEWLSEFKTLPDNAVSNYAASLKDKGALVPALYKVIRENYSDLLEPVCHQLFEFYRSGEPQLQRFTLQFLPELLWSLLSVSAARDPHTSGCIEALLLGIYNLEIVDKDGQSKILSFTVPSLSKPSVYHEPSAIGSIALTEGALANHGLSRVVYSGPHLQRENFTAQNRFEVLTFLLLCYNAALSYMTATSLQSLCQLSSRVCICGYPRQQIRRYKGISTRLTVTSEFLVQLITGIHYALCNGEVELGSKALDDVLYRAQLELLPEALLVGNAIKSSLHCAALKSNNKEGARSIQVEITPTSSRISRNAVTSLSIRGHRWKRHESQEVSVESEAAAGGMAIPDISITGTSGERMPNGESMRPRLDGRAQPDSDPLGGASEVSLDLRGQEVRRQKSVRRMVENEGSGSASTGRSQY; the protein is encoded by the exons ATGTTGGCGATGGACCAAGGAGTGGTGGAGGAATGGCTGTCAGAATTTAAG ACCCTCCCTGACAATGCTGTGTCCAATTATGCTGCCTCACTAAAAGACAAAGGTGCCCTGGTCCCCGCACTCTACAAGGTCATCCGAGAGAACTACAGCGAT TTGCTGGAGCCAGTGTGTCACCAGTTGTTTGAGTTCTACCGAAGCGGTGAGCCGCAGCTGCAACGCTTCACGCTACAGTTTCTGCCAGAGCTCCTGTGGAGCCTCCTGTCCGTCAGCGCAGCAAGAGACCCCCACACGTCCGGCTGCATCGAGGCCCTGCTGCTGGGCATTTACAACCTG GAAATAGTTGATAAGGATGGACAAAGTAAAATATTATCTTTTACCGTCCCTTCCCTCTCCAAACCCTCAGTGTACCATGAG CCTTCAGCCATTGGCTCCATTGCCCTCACAGAAGGGGCTTTAGCCAACCACGGGCTGAGCAGGGTGGTATACAGCGGGCCACACCTCCAGAGAGAGAACTTTACCGCACAGAACAG ATTTGAGGTGCTGACCTTCCTGCTGCTGTGCTACAATGCTGCCCTCAGCTACATGACCGCCACCTCCCTCCAATCCCTCTGCCAGCTCAGctccag GGTTTGTATATGTGGTTACCCACGGCAACAGATTCGGCGCTACAAAGGCATTAGCACACGGCTGACCGTCACGTCAGAGTTCCTGGTTCAGCTCATCACAGGGATACACTACGCCTT GTGTAACGGGGAGGTTGAACTCGGATCCAAAGCACTGGATGACGTTCTGTATCGGGCCCAGCTAGAGTTGTTGCCTGAAGCTCTGTTG GTGGGCAATGCCATCAAGTCGTCACTGCACTGCGCTGCacttaaaagcaacaacaagGAGGGGGCACGCAGTATCCAGGTGGAGATCACACCCACCTCCTCCAGGATCTCCCGAAATGCTGTCACCTCCCTGTCTATCAGGGGACACCGCTGGAAGAGACACG AGTCCCAGGAGGTGAGTGTAGAAAGTGAGGCTGCAGCAGGGGGCATGGCCATCCCCGATATCAGTATAACAGGTACAAGCGGCGAGCGAATGCCCAACGGAGAATCCATGCGACCACGCCTTGACGGCCGCGCCCAGCCCGACAGCGACCCGTTGGGCGGCGCTTCCGAGGTCAGCCTGGATCTGCGGGGTCAGGAGGTCAGGAGGCAGAAGTCTGTGAGGCGGATGGTGGAGAATGAGGGTTCTGGGTCGGCCTCCACAGGGAGGAGCCAGTACTAA